Below is a genomic region from Gasterosteus aculeatus chromosome 2, fGasAcu3.hap1.1, whole genome shotgun sequence.
AAAGCGTCTATTGGGTGCTGCAGGCCTGGTGGGGAGCAAAGCAGGAGAAAGGAACAACACGTGGTTAGaaacttttaaacatttgaaaaggtcaaaacacagatgtctcctctgctgtgtgtggaaTGACCGGTTTAAAACGGGGAAATATTTAACGTGTTGATCATTTTATTCTGTGGAGCATCTTTCAAGGAGGCTATAATATGTTTTAAGAGAAtggacactttattttattttaacattttagagCAAGGCTGCTTTTTAGAGAAAAATAGTAGACAAATGGGGCTCTAATGGCTTCAATCTTTGGTACATCAGGTTACAGATTTAATCATGATGGATTTTGAAGAAACCTCTGACGTAATCCACTTGACTGCTGTGATTCAAAAAAAGGGCACATTATGGTAGTTATCAtaattatatatgtgtgtgtatattgaattgaatgagaaagtgtgtccaaacgtttcaTATAAACGTGTATAACACGACTGCTGCAGATATCCATCATTCTCAGACTGACCCAGCTCTGCTTTCTGCATGAGGACCTGCGTGAGGGTCCAGCGGATCCCACCTATGAAGGACGCCACCAGCACCATGGTGAAGCCCTTCAGATTGAACTGAGTCGACTCAAATGTAAACATGAACAGACCACAGGAGATCAGCAGGACCACCAGGATCAGGAATGGGTTCTGGTCAAAAGGGAAGATGGCAAAATTATGTGAaatccaaaaaggaaaaaaaaaaaaaagacaggaaaagtgaagaaaaaaaaatgaagatacaaaaaaggtaaaaaagaacagagatggataaaaaaaaatcaaagctgaagattatatttatatattatatatataatctaataAAAGCTTctggtttgattatttattgaaataaatgtaatgtgacCATATTTTAAATCATCAGTTTTTATTATAATCCATGCATAAGTATACATATAAAAGCCCTGATTAAAAGGAATCAGTTTGGCTTGTGTTTGCAAGTATAATATATTAACTAATTAGCAAGCCATCGCAAACATATTTGCAGGTCTTGTAAATGACCCTTTTATGTTAAAAATAATACGTCCTCTTAAACATTAATGAATTTACACACAACAGAAGGAACTGTCATTTCAGCAATGTGCTGCGTCCTCACATGTTGCAAAAAGAATGACAGACAGCTCAAGTCAATCGCCATCATCTTGTAGGAGGTAAAggtagaaagaaaagaagaagagaaaaagcaaTCTATTGGGATCACAGTCAATTATGCTCTTCAGTCTTTATACGGACAAATGAAAATCCAAAGGGGCTTAGAACATGAGCATTTTCACAAGGCGGGAAATTGTAGAGAAATTATACTAATGGTGTCCTTTGTGGTGCTGTAATCATTACCATCAGGGCAGCAAACCCATATATTCATACTTCTCTTTCCTGTGGCCCTTTTTTTCACAGAATGTCAGCGTGTGACTCAATGTTACGGTTGACTTCATAATTGCACCTCGACTTGAAACTGTCATGAACGTTTGCTCGCGGAGGAAAAAGACTAAATGACTTAATACACCTTTTAGGTGAGCGAGCAGAGTTCAGTCAACTGAGAGACGGTCGATTCCGTCTACAGAGCAAAGGGTTCAGCACTGATCAGTGCATCTGTTAACTAAATGCCACTTCCTCAGGCGTCACGGTGTACCTCAAAGAAGCAATAAAGGCTTTCTGCCGCGTCACTGTAGAGATTATTTACGGTTTGACATTATTTACATCGGATGCGGTTAATGTAGTGGAAACGTGGGTCCCTCACCGGCTCCTCTAGTTTAAAAAccagggagaaaaacaggatgaagAGCACCGCTGAAGACTTGGTCATGGTGTACCTGGAATCAGACAAAAGAATAGAACAATCCAATAACTGGGTTACTGGGTATGTACAATACTGATGGTGTCCTGTAGATTTTTTAAATGCCTAAGAAACAAACTCACAAGCTAatggtgatgaagaggaagctcCAGTTGGAAAGCCCAATATCAAGTGCTGAGGCCAAAGCTGGGGACACAATTTAGGACTCTTAGCAGACAGAAATCCTGTTCTTGTTTGCCTTTAATGCAACTATCCATTGCGAATCAGAAGATGGTATATCGTGCtgtggaatatttcaaaatattccATTGAACTGAATAACGCTGAAACCTACTTATTGTGGACTTTAGGCCGGAGACCTACGAGGCTTTTTTGCTGACTCAATACTGAACAGAAAACGGGGTCATCCCGTCCAAAGACTACATGTGACGCGTTTCTATCAACATGGACTTCAGTAAAAGTACTCGTCACTGAACGCTTTGTGAATGAGCGAAGGTGATACGAGCCGACTGATGCGTTTTCCTCGGTTCACTGTTGCTTTCGGTGAAAGACTCTCCGGTACGATCTCACCCGTGGGAGCCACTTTACGGAGGTAGTCCTTCCAGCTCAGAACGGTGCGAGGTTTCCCCGTCCAGCGCGTCATGGCCCGTCGCGTCAGAGCCGACAGGCAAAAGTTGATGGCGAGGTGAACTAACGTCATGAAGAGGGGATAGTGGAAGCCCTGAAAGAGAGAAGCGGGCCGGGTCACCTAGCTGGGTCACCTAGGACGGCCTCTCGCCCCAGGGTTCTCCGTCAGGGTCCTGAACACCGAGACACCGGGAGGCCACCAAGTTGAAACCGGGACACAAACACGTCTGCCTTCGTCACAAGAAGCTAATCTGTGCGTGACCCGTGCAGAGGAACAGCTTTAGTGCCGAGTGCTCTCAGGACCCCTTTCCCTTACCTGCATCAGCCATTTGTTATAGAAGGTGATGCCTATAGAGAAGACGTAGTAAAAGAGAACAAATCCGACGGTGCGAAGCCCCCGGCAGAAGAAGTGCACCGGGCACGCCATGCAGGGCCTCCACCTGAGGACAGGCTGAGGACAGGCTGAGGACAGGCTACCACAGAGAGGTCATCGCCCACCCGAGTCTGCAGCCCTGCACGACCCCCGCAGCGCTctgagggggggagaagagggggagagagagtaaGAAGTTAGGGTTTGGTTCCATTCGGTTCATACAGTCGCTGCCGTTACACAGCTGGATAGTTAGCACGAGCCAGCTGTGATGCTAGCTTAGCGTTAGCTCCGGTGTGACGACCAGCAGCAGCTCACGTTCGCCGTTAGAACCACGTCAGCCAGACGTCTAACGTCGACCAGACAACGGCTCTCGCCGCGCGGTGGACGTCATGCGCGTCGGTAGTGAGACGGCGTTGGGTCGTGACGTCAGAGGCCAGTGCCATCGGTATCGCCAGATGGTTGTTTCCAGACGTTTAACGTGGCCGGTTGTTTAGATACCAACTGACGTCAGCTGCGCGTGACGTCATTACGGAGGTCGGCTCGCTTTGTAACGACGTCGCGTGGTCGGTGAAAAGTTAACTCGCGTGCGTCCCGTTACCTGGTCGCGTCTCACCTGTACGTGTCCTTCTCGCGCGGTCCCACCCACACGTTACTGATGATCTACAAGTTAACTTACGCGTCCTCCTGACGCCTCGCTGGAATCACAGTCCTCTATTCGCTTCCTCCTCGCGCCGCAAAGTTACGTCACGATTTGACATAGTTGGACTTCCTAGACGCCTTTCACGTGACTGAATCGATACGCACCAGAAATATGTTAAAGTGTTATTGATTGGAGGAGTGCACGCGCAGACTAGTGTTTTCACAGTGCAGCGTGTGCACGgtgagcgacacacacacacacacacacagacatacgcacacacgcacgttaATCGGTGCAGCTGAAACGAAAGCAAAGAGCGCGTCTTCTGGTCGATTACTCACCGTCACTGTGGCGAGCAGCGGGACGCACGGGACGGGACGGTGGCAGCGCGGGCGCCGGCAGGGGGCGGTGGTTTCTGCGTCGTCCTCCCCAAACTACTTCCGCGGTCAGGAAGCGAAGGCGGAAGCGCCCGGAGACCAAATCCTGCAGCGAGGAACCGCCGCGCCGCGCCGAGCACCGTAACCCGGCGTTTACCCGCCGCTCTGCGGCATCCAGCGTAACACCCACACGCCCGTTGCGTCTCTTTCCCCCTCCAGGATggcggaggacgaggacgaggccgGATACGACGAGGAGCTGGACGACGGCTCCGGCGGGATGGACGTCGGCGGCcacgggaggaggaagaggctctTCTCCAAGGAGCTGCGGTGCATGATGTACGGCTTCGGGGACGACCAGAACCCGTACACGGAGTCCGTGGACATCCTGGAGGACCTGGTGATCGAGTTCGTCACGGAGATGACCCACAAGGCCATGTCCATCGGCCGCCAGGGCCGCGTGCAGGTGGAGGACATCGTCTTCCTGATCCGGAAGGACCCGAGGAAGTTCGCCCGAGTCAAAGACCTGCTGACCATGAACGAGGAGCTGAAGAGAGCCCGCAAGGCTTTCGACGAGGCAAACTACGGCTCGTGAGCCCTCTGACGCGGCGCTAGTTGCATCGCAGCGGTCCGAGTGTCTCCTTTTGACGCCACTCGCCGTCTAAAATCTGTTAtttgtggtttattttttatttcctatCACTCTATGATGGTGACGAAGTGTGTAACCTTGTTGGTGGTTGTGGTGTGTGAGTTTCTCAATAAAGAAACGTGCACGTTGGGTTAATAAGACCAGTCTTCCTTATTCATTTTAGTTCCAGAGAAAGTGAACCTGGAAAAGACAGTTCCCCACATCTGGAGACAGTGGTGTCCGACCTCAACCTGGTGCATTGCTTATGACGGAACAATAGTTACGTTCCCTCCTTCCAGCTTTTTCTCTAATTAATCCTGGGGGTTCGCTGGGAGGACGATGTCCTCTTGCACAATGAGGAAGTGTAACGGAACAACTAAAGATGTATAGACAACACCATTAATTGACCGATCCAGAAAATATTCCActgatgaaaataacatttgaaagttgTCCATGCTGAAAATGTTGAACGCATATTTTtctaaaatacatggtgacctTATGTAAGCACCACACGGGCAGAAAGTCTGTTTGACCATAactaaaattgttttttttgtacaagttggacaaaaagaagaaacaaacagattttATTGATATtccttaaaacatttttttttctttacacagACCATAAATATAACGGACCAACTACAAGCATGTGttaattcatttattcttttcaagCCAGTTACTTCTTACAGCGAAGCGGTCGACTGAATTGGTCTAAGCAGCAGGTAACGTGCTGCCGTCCAATCGGGATCTAGATCAGATCTTTACCGGggggagggtaggggggggCTCTCCGATGACGGGGTCAGCTCGGCATCTGTGGACGGGCTGTCTGCATTCTCAAGAGGCCGAGTGAGTGGagcaaccccctccccccttggtGCCCCCCCCGCCAGGTGCcctggaggatggagaggacaaGCAGTGCACCAGGTGGACAGgagtgggtgtttgtgttttgggggagagggggactGGGACAGCGGGGAGTCAGGGTTCAACGGGAGGAGGAATGTCCGTGAGTCTTTCTGCTTTTACTGCACATTCTCCATCATCTTGAGGAATTCTgcaagagagaagagagagatggCACGGCGTTATTGAGATGGGAAGTTGCAAACTGCAAATTGGTCTAACACCAGGTATGAAGGTGGGGTTTATATAACtctaaaaaacagttttctaaTGTCATTTTCTATAAATCAGGCTGACATGACGGACATGATTTGCACCAAACGGCCTGAGGTGATTATAaaaaccaccatcatcatcctgaACCATGAACGCACCATCAAAGTCCAGCATGCCGTCTGCGTTCTTGTCTCCATCCTTCATCAGCTCATCGATCTCGTCCTCTGAGATGGGCTCGCCGGTGCTGCGGATGATGACGGAAAACTCCTCTCTGTCGATGTATCCGTCGCCGTTCCTGCGCACGCATGTACAGGATCCCAAACATTAAGCGATTCACAACACAAATCAGACGATTGAGTACACGTCAGTGACGTACTTGTCGAAAATACGGAAGCACTCCGCCAACTCTTCCTCGCTCTTGCCGGCCTGGTCCTCCTTCAGCAGCCTCACCATCATGACCAAGAACTCCTCGAAGTCGATGGTGCCGCTACCTGAGGGGGCACAAAGGAGCCATGCGAGCGATTCATGAAGGTGTGTACAGCCGTTAGGTAGTGCTGCGCACAAGCTATGGCACCAAGAGACACTTGGATAACTTATTGATTGTTTTCTCTTTGCGCACAGTTTCACACATGAAAAGTAAAAGGAAAGAAGTGTAGATATGTTATGACCGATTTTTATAATGTATACATGTGTAATACATATAAAAGTTGCCTCTTTTGTCCTGTCATCCATCGCTCACCATCCTCATCCACCTCCTCGATGATCTCATCCAACTCCTCTCTCGTGGGGTTCTGGCCCAGCATCCTCATCACCTGGCCCAGCTCCTTGGTGCTGATGTCACCGCCACCGTCGGTGTCGAACATGTCGAAGGCGGCCTTGAactctgcaggaagaggagatgtGAAGAACGTGGCTCCGAACATGTTTGAGCAACGCGTTACTGCCGCCGGGACTCACCGTTCAGCATTTCCTCGCTCAGGTAGGAGCGGGCCTCTTGTTGTGCGTCGGTCTGGAAGACAGATCACTCACTCACTACACAGGCTTCATTCATGATTCCACACCTACTGAGCCAATATGGCCTTGTCaagcttcatttttttttaaggaatatCACAGCATTGATCAAGCGAATGGAGTCACATATGAAAGGAATATAATTGTTTTCGATTCTAGGATGATCATTTCCAGACTCATTAGTGTCGGTGATGACGAGATGCTTTCAAGCTTTGTTAGTCGCGCGATGCCGAGGTGTGCGTCTCGAGCTTGGTGGGAATGTCTCCGGCTATTTCCGGCTCAGGACATTAAGCTCGCTGTATATGGCTGCAGACATCTTATCCTTGGGAATCTGCCACCGAAGCACAATCCACACCTTCCCAGCGGACCCCCACCCTGCTCCCCGTCTCCACTTTCTGCCGCCAGCAGTGATACACGCAATAGACGACTGAGGGAGGACctgttttttgcatttgttaTAAATGATTTAAAGAGACTTTATCAATTAAAAAGTATTAGGGATGaaaaagttaaaacatttgaatgggAAGCCAACAGATTGACATCTAGAGTTTATCCAGAAAAGGCTTGTAAAGGATTCCATATTTCATATTATTAACAAACCCACATGCGCTCATCATAATTGTTTgcttaaataataatttaataataaataacttcaACAAGTCATTCTTTGCACAATTTCTGGTCTTACCATCTTTGTGGATTAGCTTTTCCCTCCCCAGATAtccaaggaaataaaaaaaaggccaagAGGAGTGGTCAATCCGTGTGCACCCCAACAGAGAGACTAGACGTCAAGTGAAGATTCAGACACACTTTAAACTGGACGGCCAGGTCCCGCCCCCCGCCTCCCACAGGCCTCCAGATTTAGTATCCTGAACTTTTAGGGTTCTGGGACCACGGCAAGCCAATCACACCGTGGAGAGGAAAACAACCTGGTTTCTTATAGTGAGAAAGTAAAAGAggttcattttgtgtgtgaaagaatGCAGCTTTTGGGGAGAACGGGATTCTTGTTTCAGTGCCTTCTGGTTTTGTTAAGACTGAGATGATCAGGATGTGAGGAAGAAGTGGGATGTGAGGAGTAAGTGGGACATTCCGTGAAGCAGAATACCTTCACAAAAACCCAATATATCCTTATGTTTCTTCCTGTGTGGCCTCTATCTCATAAAAGGACATTTAGTAACAATGAAGATGAAGACAGTGGGAGATGATGCAGGAGCTAACATTTTAAAGTTGCCTGTGGGTTTTGTGATGATGGCATTTCAATCTGGGGCGTGAAACCCAAAACCGGGTGATGAATGCTGTGGAGCCCGTCCCAATCTtaccctcctcccaccccccccccccccctctctctctctctctctctctctctgtccctccgccCCCCTTCGCCGTGAATAGCAGGAAGATTTGGGGCTGAGCTCGGACGGCCGACAAGTACCCGCTCATCCCGGCACCTCACTTCCCGAAGCGGTCAACCTGGTGCTCCTTATACGGCGGGCGCTTCCTGGAGGGAGGGGCCCGAGGTGAGACGCAGCAAATTGGGATAGGATGCTGAGGCGGGGAGCAGCCACGAAGGAAGGGGAGGGATGTCGGCTTTTTGAGAAGTGGTGGGAGGCCTGTAGGTTATATACCCAGAGGGAGACCTGCGCACGTTCCACAGGAAGAATCGGTCCTGTGAGCGACTCGAGCCTCGCGTGCTCACCGGCTGCTCGGCTTCACCTCTTGGGGACCACGAGAAGATCGCTGACAGAGAGATGGGGGAGAACCATTTAAACAAGATGACTGAAAATATGAGACAGAGGCCACTCAGAGCGCAGCGAGGAGGCTAGTTTGAAGTTAAGGTCCAGATAAGGCCGAGCGTGAGCGTGTGGGAAGGTGGAACGATGGCGGAGTAGAAAGTGcatgtgtgtcggtgtgtgtgatCACGTCACGTGTTGGTTGTGTATCTGAGAGATCAACACAAGCAGCAAAACATGCTCGGCAGAAAAACTTGCAGAGATGGACGGGGGAGAAAGTGGATTTAtttagaaagcaaaaaaaaaaagggtggagCGGGTATTTATTTTGGAAGAGGAGcgtgggtgggggcggggggcaaaGTGGTGTAGCATTTCTGGAGAAGCGGCAGCTGCAGAAGGGGACAGCTGGCTCAACGCAGGCGAGTCTTCGTCTTAAAAGGTTTGACGGGATGGATATTTATAGGATTCCTCACTGGGTCCCCTGGGTTCCGTATGAGAAGGGGGGTTGGACGAGGGCGTAGGGGCCAAgggtcggggggcgggggggggtctcagaAATAACATCCTAATGATAATTGCACAAGGATTTATAGCATTATAGCAAAGGTGACCAAGGAATGTAGAGCTGGCCCTCGCTACTGGACGTTCTCCATCATCTTCAGGAACTCTGAGGAGACAAAAGGACGTCAGCGGTCAATCAAACAACCGCCTCCCCAAAATCCAGCACTTTATCTAAACCCCCGAACAGATGAACCGTGAAATGTGGCTGCagaatgcgtgtgcgtgtgaacaAAACCTTTTTCCTACCAGACTAAACATTCCTTTCATAGGAGGCCAAAAACGTTTGGTGTCTGGTGTCTTCATAttataacatgttttatttttataatatgaAGGAATAGGCCTACTTCTGCACTAAAATGCATATAAACATTCTTGTCAAGAGATTTCAAGATGAGAAATTGCCGCAGAGAAACAGACATTTCttatcttcttttcttttaacttGGTGTTgtattttgcttgtttttctaaCTTTTTTGAGGTTCTCTGTGctttaaacaaagagaaagagcttGATAGCACTTTTATATCTCTGTTGATTGTAAAGCAGGTGGTCATTTTAGAATACCATAAAGATTGGAAATGGACAGAAACGTTTGAGATCTACATTCTCATCTAACTGTTCAGAGATACTTATTCGAGAGTGAATAAGTATCTCTGAACACTCTGACAGTATAACTGAAAAGGTTGTTAGCAGATGTCCAGTCTCTCCCTCTGATGATCCTGCAAACATCATGGAAGACACTGCGTGTCCACAGCAGTGAAGAAACTCCTCCGGCTCGATGAGTAGCTCAACCTCACCGTCAAAATCAATCTTCCCGTCATGGTTCGTGTCTCCTTCACCAAACATCTCGTCGATGTCCTCTTCCACCACGGGCTCTCCGGTGAGGTGGAGGATTTCTCCAAACTCCTCCCGATCGACGAAACCATCTCCGTTCCTGAGGACAAGAAGCAACATGAAATGAAGATGGACGAAAActaccctcctccaccccgttTCTGCTCTACAtcaccatgcacacacacacacacacacacacacacacacacagacagataatATCGCCGacataacacacatatatatatatatatatatatatatatataggtatatatatatatgacatgtTGCTATGGTGAACATGGTAGCAAACGCTTGATTACACAGCCAGCAAGTAAGCAGCACATAATAACGTTGAGTTGTGTTTTTGATCACTTGGTGAACGTCAATCCCCTTACAATCCATTTTGTCCTTTAAATTGTGACaatttatttgtcttttgaaaGATCAAAGGAGATTTAACCTATTTTTACATTCATAACAAACTGGATAAGTGTAATAAGGTAAGGTGTTAACTGTACCAGTATACGTATATGCAAATCACACAATCAGTAACATGAACTGTATTATAGGATAGAAAAAATCAGTAATCCTGTCAAACTAGCCTGAATACTACAGTATGAGTTGCATTCCTCTCGGTTTTGATGTGCTCTTCAGCTCTATATCGGATCAACATCACTGTGGGTAATTCCTGTAGCTCTCTTTGGATCCAAATGTTCCACAATGTTGTCTTtctttcatctgtgtgtgttttcactgttttcatGAAGAACAGCTGCCTTCTGACGCGTCGATGAGATCCGCTAAGTCAGTCATAGAGCTAGTTGGTGTCTATATGAGAATATATAAGAGTGCAGCTATAAGGAAACTTTAATTAATATTATCTGGATACAACAATGCACAAAATGACAGCGTGAAGGGGTTTGTCCGCACTGATGAAACTACAGAGCACTTTAACCTGAATCGGCGGTTCCCCTCGGCTCTACGGAGCTCCGGCTCTCTCCTTTCCTGTTATTTAACATTGTGATTCATTTGCTGTCTAATTGATCCACAGctcaagattaaaaaaaaaaaaacttgaatatGCTAAAAAGTGCTAGTTggtatttgtctttttataaGTTCGGTTGTCATACTTGTCAATAATACGGAAGCATTCTGAAAGCtcttcttcactctttccagccTGGTCCTCCTTGAGCTGTTGCACCATCATGACCAAGAACTCCTCGAAGTCGATGGTGCCGCTgcctgaggagagggagagggagagggggtgagggggtgagggaggtggaggggggtgggggtgtaaaGGTTGAGTGCAGTGCAACCAGAGTCTGATCTCTACCTCACTATAATGTCTTTTGTATCTCTGGAGGGTGTGAAAATAACTAAAGAGTGAGACTTCTGACTTTTGGCAGGATGTCAAAAGCATCCAAATGGAAATGTATTATGGAAATGGTGACGTCCAATGTTTTGGACAAAAATTGGGTCTATCTCAgcctctgctgcttttatttgactCCTCTCTTGCAAGTCAATGGACATTATGGAAATACATTACCAATTTCTGGAGTGCCTCTTTAATGTGAATGAGTCATACACAAGACACCGAATTTTCTCTTGGCTGCTTGTTGAATAAGCAACTATGACTTCTAGACTAAAAAAAGCACACAACCCACCTCAGAAACCAGGGAAAAATCAAAGCCTTTTTGCCAATCAAACTCACCGTCCTCATCCACCTCCTCAATGATGGCATCCAGCTCTTCCCTCGATGGGTTCTGGCCCAGCATCCTCATCACCTGGCCCAGCTCCTTGGTGCTGATGTCACCGCCACCGTCAGTGTCGAACATGTCGAAGGCTGCCTTGAACTCTGGACGGGAGAAATAACTAGATTGATATTTGAAAAACGTTTAAACTAGCAAAAAAAAGTGTCTAACGTTTGAAGGTTTATGAGGGAAGGTCGTTCCTCTTGGAACAAGCTCTAGTACAGGGAACGGTATTGAGTGTAATGTCCCACTCAATACCACTCAGTTTTATATGAACGACTGACCTGCAATCATCTCCTCGGTCAGGAAGGAGCGGGCATCGCTTTGGGCGTCGGTGGGCTTCAGAGGACAACGTGCAGAACGTGGGAGATCGACAGAATAGAGGATTAGAGCGGTAGAACTTGCTGCTTCTTACCAGTTGTATCTGCCAGCGGCTACGTCGCGACATCTCGTTATTAAAACACGATTGTGGACGAGTCAAAGAGGCTAACCGGCTCCTCATCAGGAcataagcaaacacacacacacacatttaaaatacgCCTGATGACATCGCAACTTTACACCGCGCTGTACATACTATAGGAATCTTTATTGGCGATGCTAGCTTCTTGTTTTAGGGTACAATGAGTTTGAATAGTAACATGATTCAATATATTCACATCTAAACATCGTAATAAATCGATAGCTCTTCGGACCCTTTCAGTTTGGGGCCCAAGGAGCCAGGTTGCCTAACTTGCCTAATGGTTAATCTGCCCCTTGTATGTTTCCCTGAGCCAGAGATGTTTCAACGCAACTATGTCCCAGTAGGTGTATTGCTGAAGACCCACAACGTGACGTAATAAGCAACAAGgtccagagagggaggaggtcagGGTGGACGGGAGTGAAAACAGTCATTGCATAACTTTCATACTTTAGTTCATTCTACTTCTGAAGTCATTTTTGCTAAAGTTTTATTGGCAAAACGGGTTCAGCGTTGCAGGGACTTCTGCAGGTGCAATTGTGTTGCTGGACATTTCGGAAGCAAacgcaaaagaagaaaaaccaaCGTAACCATTCGTGAGAAATCCTGTGGTAGGAGAATATGTCGCAGGCTTGAATTGGGTCGTGTACCCGTTTGCTTGGCAGAACCTCATCAGATAACGCGCCAAATGGAAGGTCAAGCAAAACCCACCCGTTAGTTCACTACAAAGCTATTTGGGAGAGGATTAGAGAGGGATTTTCTCAAGGTGAATGCCCTAAATTAGGACACTCAGAGGAGGCAGCAGGTCTTCTCAATTTACTAAGCTGCGCTCTTCCTATCTTTAGTAACTCAGATCTACATATCAAACAAAATCACGGCAGTCTTTAAACAAACAGCAAAGAGGACATCCAGTAAGTTGTAAACGGAGGTCCTCAAACCAACGTTGCGAGTCTGGAAAACGGTCCGCCTCTAATAACATCACAGAAGTTGTTGCCTCTAATTAGAAAAAACAGGAATTCCAAGAGAGGAAAGATCGCTTGCAAAGAAATCCATCCGATAACCCAGCTGTGCATCAGATGAGGACCTACTGGCCGAGTCCTTTTTTTGCTTCAGATAATAATATCCATCTTCTGCCATCTGTGTTATATCCTCATCACTTGACAACAAAAGCAACTCCTTAAATTGATGGAAGTCCTTTTCAGTTTTCGCTTTCTTACCATGGCGGCCGGCTGTGCTGAACAACAGACACCAGTGAAAGAGGGCAGACGTCGGGTAAAGTCTCCCTGCAACACAGTTCAGGCGGCTTTACCTCCATAAGTACCCGCTTATCCCGCTTCACTTTTACTAAAAATGATCAGGATTGGCCAATGGTCCCCCTCCTCAGACAATGGACGGCCAATCAAATGGCACTTTAGTTTGTGCCCTCACACACTCTCCTGACGGACATCCCCTCGTGTGGCACTGTCCCCAATCCCCCATATAGATAACAGACAGGCttgatgacattttaaaaaaaagaaaagaaaacacagggcAGGCATCAGGCAGCTGGAGGCTATTTTGGCAGAGGATCAACTGAGCATCTCTGTGCAAATGGACTTTTGATTTCATACACATCCAcat
It encodes:
- the slc35h1 gene encoding solute carrier family 35 member C2: MACPVHFFCRGLRTVGFVLFYYVFSIGITFYNKWLMQGFHYPLFMTLVHLAINFCLSALTRRAMTRWTGKPRTVLSWKDYLRKVAPTALASALDIGLSNWSFLFITISLYTMTKSSAVLFILFFSLVFKLEEPNPFLILVVLLISCGLFMFTFESTQFNLKGFTMVLVASFIGGIRWTLTQVLMQKAELGLQHPIDALYHLQPLMFAGLFPLFLYNEGLSLSTSEKLFRGTELLPVLYSVSTLSAGGLLAFGLGFSEFLLVSRTSSLTLSISGIFKEVCTLILAAALMGDRMSMLNWLGFAVCLCGISLHVGLKTYYSKNKGSSLRQLNSKSPELSLPLLGQSEDDRGDSAAEYEDEEQEITLH
- the taf13 gene encoding transcription initiation factor TFIID subunit 13 — protein: MAEDEDEAGYDEELDDGSGGMDVGGHGRRKRLFSKELRCMMYGFGDDQNPYTESVDILEDLVIEFVTEMTHKAMSIGRQGRVQVEDIVFLIRKDPRKFARVKDLLTMNEELKRARKAFDEANYGS
- the tnnc2.2 gene encoding troponin C, skeletal muscle; the encoded protein is MTDAQQEARSYLSEEMLNEFKAAFDMFDTDGGGDISTKELGQVMRMLGQNPTREELDEIIEEVDEDGSGTIDFEEFLVMMVRLLKEDQAGKSEEELAECFRIFDKNGDGYIDREEFSVIIRSTGEPISEDEIDELMKDGDKNADGMLDFDEFLKMMENVQ
- the LOC120829015 gene encoding troponin C, skeletal muscle, translated to MPTDAQSDARSFLTEEMIAEFKAAFDMFDTDGGGDISTKELGQVMRMLGQNPSREELDAIIEEVDEDGSGTIDFEEFLVMMVQQLKEDQAGKSEEELSECFRIIDKNGDGFVDREEFGEILHLTGEPVVEEDIDEMFGEGDTNHDGKIDFDEFLKMMENVQ